A single Elaeis guineensis isolate ETL-2024a chromosome 15, EG11, whole genome shotgun sequence DNA region contains:
- the LOC105057946 gene encoding peptidyl-prolyl cis-trans isomerase CYP65 → MGKKQHSKDRMFITKTEWATEWGGAKSKETSTPFKRLPFYCCSLTFTPFEDPVCTADGSVFDIMNILPYIKKYGRHPVTGGPLKQEDLIPLTFHKNSDGEYHCPVLNKVFTEFTHIVAVKTTGNVFCYEAIKELNVKTKNWKELLTDEPFTKDDLITIQNPNALDSKLLLEFDHVKNSLKLDDEDLRRMKEDPLYNINVSGDIKQMLQELGTEKGKLAALHGGGGSKAQNERAAALGAILAARSRVKEDSKSSANGESKSTQGFSIVDAASAAVHGRSAAAAKAASGDKTAARIALHMAGERAPVNAKLVKSRFTTGAASRSFTSTAYDPVTKNEFEYVKVEKNPKKKGYVQLHTTHGDLNLELHCDLTPRTCENFITLCENGYYNGVAFHRNIRNFMIQGGDPTGTGKGGQSIWGKPFKDELNSKLLHSGRGVVSMANSGPHTNGSQFFILYKSANHLNFKHTVFGMVVGGLTSLASMEKVPVDDDDRPLVSNLQLSSLFCFSLYIFSLKIITIQNPNALDSKLLLEFDHVKNSLKLDDEDLRRMKEDPLYNINVSGDIKQMLQELGTEKGKLAALHGGGGSKAQNERAAALGAILAARSRVKEDSKSSANGESKSTQGFSIVDAASAAVHGRSAAAAKAASGDKTAARIALHMAGERAPVNAKLVKSRFTTGAASRSFTSTAYDPVTKNEFEYVKVEKNPKKKGYVQLHTTHGDLNLELHCDLTPRTCENFITLCENGYYNGVAFHRNIRNFMIQGGDPTGTGKGGQSIWGKPFKDELNSKLLHSGRGVVSMANSGPHTNGSQFFILYKSANHLNFKHTVFGMVVGGLTSLASMEKVPVDDDDRPLEEIKITSVTVFVNPYTETDEEEQQAEEEKKATDDDRDKVGAWFSNPGTGVTGSVGVGGGVGKYLKTRPSGTDSTAGNGVGTDDSSKKRKVEVKSVEYKNFSGW, encoded by the exons ATGGGGAAGAAGCAGCACAGCAAGGATCGGATGTTCATCACGAAGACGGAGTGGGCGACCGAGTGGGGCGGCGCCAAATCCAAGGAGACCTCCACCCCCTTCAAGCGCTTGCCTTTCTATTGCTGTTC GCTTACTTTTACGCCATTTGAAGACCCTGTGTGCACGGCCGATGGGAGTGTATTCGATATAAT GAATATACTTCCTTATATTAAGAAATACGGCAGGCATCCGGTCACTGGAGGCCCTCTCAAGCAAGAAGATCTCATTCCCCTCACGTTCCACAAGAATTCTGATG GGGAGTACCATTGTCCTGTTTTGAACAAAGTTTTTACAGAATTTACTCATATAGTTGCTGTGAAAACTACAGGAAATGTATTCTGTTATGAG GCTATTAAGGAGCTAAACGTGAAAACCAAAAATTGGAAAGAGTTACTTACAGATGAGCCTTTCACAAAAGATGACTTGATAACAATTCAG AATCCAAATGCACTCGATAGCAAGCTACTGTTGGAATTTGATCATGTTAAAAACAGTCTTAAACTTGATGATGAAG ACTTGAGGAGGATGAAAGAAGATCCATTGTATAATATAAATGTATCTGGTGATATCAAGCAAATGCTGCAGGAGCTTGGGACTGAGAAGGGAAAGCTAGCTGCACTTCATGGTGGAGGTGGGAGCAAAGCACAAAATGAAAGAGCTGCTGCACTTGGTGCTATTTTAGCTGCAAGATCTCGTGTCAAAGAGGACTCCAAGTCCAGCGCAAATGGAGAGTCTAAATCCACTCAAGGATTCAGTATTGTAGATGCAGCATCTGCTGCAGTTCATGGAAGAAGTGCAGCAGCAGCCAAAGCAGCATCTGGTGATAAGACTGCAGCTCGGATTGCTCTTCACATGGCAGGTGAAAGAGCACCTGTAAATGCAAAACTT GTAAAAAGCCGTTTTACTACAGGAGCTGCTTCACGTTCTTTCACATCTACTGCTTATGATCCCGTGACAAAAAATGAATTCGAATATGTCAAAGTTGAAAAGAATCCAAAAAAGAAAGGATATGTTCAATTGCATACGACCCATGGAGACTTGAATCTGGAATTGCATTGTGATTTAACTCCACGGACCTGTGAAAACTTTATCACACTCTGTGAAAATGGTTATTATAATGGTGTTGCTTTCCATCGAAATATTAG GAACTTCATGATTCAAGGTGGGGATCCCACTGGCACAGGGAAAGGAGGGCAGTCCATTTGGGGTAAACCATTCAAGGATGAGCTGAATTCAAAACTGCTGCATTCAGGAAGGGGTGTTGTCAGCATGGCAAATAGTGGTCCCCATACCAATGGTTCCCAGTTTTTTATTCTTTACAAGTCTGCAAATCATCTGAACTTTAAACATACAGTATTTGGTATGGTTGTTGGTGGTTTGACCTCTCTTGCATCCATGGAGAAGGTTCCTGTTGACGATGATGACCGACCCTTGGTGAGTAATCTTcaactttctagtttgttttgcttttctttatatatattttcCTTGAAGATT ATAACAATTCAG AATCCAAATGCACTCGATAGCAAGCTACTGTTGGAATTTGATCATGTTAAAAACAGTCTTAAACTTGATGATGAAG ACTTGAGGAGGATGAAAGAAGATCCATTGTATAATATAAATGTATCTGGTGATATCAAGCAAATGCTGCAGGAGCTTGGGACTGAGAAGGGAAAGCTAGCTGCACTTCATGGTGGAGGTGGGAGCAAAGCACAAAATGAAAGAGCTGCTGCACTTGGTGCTATTTTAGCTGCAAGATCTCGTGTCAAAGAGGACTCCAAGTCCAGCGCAAATGGAGAGTCTAAATCCACTCAAGGATTCAGTATTGTAGATGCAGCATCTGCTGCAGTTCATGGAAGAAGTGCAGCAGCAGCCAAAGCAGCATCTGGTGATAAGACTGCAGCTCGGATTGCTCTTCACATGGCAGGTGAAAGAGCACCTGTAAATGCAAAACTT GTAAAAAGCCGTTTTACTACAGGAGCTGCTTCACGTTCTTTCACATCTACTGCTTATGATCCCGTGACAAAAAATGAATTCGAATATGTCAAAGTTGAAAAGAATCCAAAAAAGAAAGGATATGTTCAATTGCATACGACCCATGGAGACTTGAATCTGGAATTGCATTGTGATTTAACTCCACGGACCTGTGAAAACTTTATCACACTCTGTGAAAATGGTTATTATAATGGTGTTGCTTTCCATCGAAATATTAG GAACTTCATGATTCAAGGTGGGGATCCCACTGGCACAGGGAAAGGAGGGCAGTCCATTTGGGGTAAACCATTCAAGGATGAGCTGAATTCAAAACTGCTGCATTCAGGAAGGGGTGTTGTCAGCATGGCAAATAGTGGTCCCCATACCAATGGTTCCCAGTTTTTTATTCTTTACAAGTCTGCAAATCATCTGAACTTTAAACATACAGTATTTGGTATGGTTGTTGGTGGTTTGACCTCTCTTGCATCCATGGAGAAGGTTCCTGTTGACGATGATGACCGACCCTTG GAGGAGATAAAGATAACAAGTGTCACAGTTTTCGTGAATCCTTACACAGAAACAGATGAAGAGGAACAGCAggcagaagaggagaagaaagctACTGATGATGATAGG GATAAGGTGGGTGCGTGGTTTAGCAACCCGGGCACTGGAGTTACCGGTTCTGTTGGTGTGGGTGGTGGAGTGGGCAAGTACCTGAAAACAAGGCCTAGTGGAACTGACAGCACAGCTGGAAATGGCGTGGGAACAGATGACTCAAGCAAGAAGAGGAAAGTAGAGGTCAAAAGTGtagaatataaaaatttttctggCTGGTAA